Proteins found in one Candidatus Nomurabacteria bacterium genomic segment:
- a CDS encoding deoxycytidine triphosphate deaminase encodes MSVFSNTQIRAAIEQGHIICAPYEPKHVSEASLDITLGYHYYKTELQYTRTIYNPFDREDVERYFAGPYKAMPHAQWATLNGFLPVKNIPDEHPVIALKPGERILAHSHEFFGIKPPGACELKSRSSWGRNGIAVCFDAGWIDPGYINRLTLEIYNLNKHETVLIPVGERIGQIIFHDTGPVDGSYGEARNGGFSGKYQQGTDINKIIKTWAPSQMLPKAWQDSRSLPKRIEGVPYE; translated from the coding sequence GTGAGTGTATTTAGTAATACGCAAATACGAGCAGCCATAGAACAAGGGCACATTATTTGTGCGCCGTACGAACCAAAGCATGTCAGTGAAGCAAGTCTAGATATCACACTTGGCTATCACTACTACAAAACTGAGTTGCAATACACCAGAACCATATATAACCCATTTGATAGAGAAGACGTTGAACGCTATTTTGCAGGGCCTTACAAGGCCATGCCTCATGCTCAATGGGCTACCCTAAATGGTTTTTTGCCAGTAAAAAACATTCCAGATGAACATCCGGTGATTGCATTAAAACCAGGCGAGCGTATTTTAGCCCATAGTCATGAGTTTTTTGGTATTAAACCGCCTGGGGCGTGCGAGCTTAAAAGCCGCTCTAGTTGGGGCCGTAATGGTATTGCGGTATGCTTTGACGCTGGCTGGATAGACCCTGGTTATATTAATCGGTTAACCCTAGAAATATACAACCTTAATAAACACGAAACAGTACTTATACCTGTGGGTGAACGCATAGGGCAAATTATATTTCATGATACGGGCCCAGTAGATGGTAGTTACGGCGAAGCCCGTAACGGTGGCTTTAGCGGAAAATATCAGCAGGGTACCGACATTAATAAAATTATTAAAACCTGGGCACCGAGTCAGATGCTACCAAAAGCATGGCAAGATTCGCGGTCACTCCCAAAAAGAATAGAAGGAGTTCCGTATGAGTAA
- the nusG gene encoding transcription termination/antitermination protein NusG → MSKNRYDSSRQWYAIHTYSGYEEKVAVSIRQRAETLEMADKIFQVLVPKEKQIEIKNGKRKVVEKRIFQGYVLVEMKLSDDAWYVVRNTPNVTGFVGSGTEPTPVSEDEMDKIKKRMGVDQPKHRIDYSVGEVVNIVDGPFKGFDGSISEIDTQKGKIKVLVNMFGRETPVELDSLQVKKV, encoded by the coding sequence ATGAGTAAAAATAGGTACGATTCTAGTCGCCAGTGGTATGCGATTCATACATACAGTGGCTACGAAGAAAAGGTTGCCGTTAGTATTCGGCAGCGTGCAGAAACGCTAGAAATGGCCGATAAGATATTCCAAGTATTAGTGCCTAAAGAGAAGCAAATAGAAATTAAAAACGGCAAGCGTAAAGTTGTAGAAAAACGCATTTTTCAGGGCTATGTGCTTGTAGAAATGAAGTTGTCTGATGATGCATGGTACGTTGTGCGTAATACGCCAAACGTGACTGGTTTTGTCGGCAGTGGTACCGAACCGACACCAGTGAGCGAAGACGAAATGGATAAGATTAAAAAACGTATGGGTGTAGACCAGCCAAAGCACCGCATAGATTACTCTGTTGGCGAAGTAGTAAACATTGTTGATGGGCCATTTAAAGGCTTTGACGGTAGTATTAGCGAAATAGATACTCAAAAAGGTAAAATTAAGGTACTTGTAAATATGTTTGGTCGCGAAACACCAGTAGAACTAGACAGCCTCCAGGTCAAAAAAGTCTAA
- a CDS encoding M48 family metallopeptidase: protein MATTKSEYIADIGHVRITKKRGVKRISMRIHSSGEVRVSQPYYLPYSAGVYFVKSHAAWLVKQRNKIAPITITNGMAIGKRLTLQIVDSDTIRTRLKAGTLYVYAPLQDVQNQTDAYVIATKKAMKRALNKQAKEIIPDRVDFLARQFGYSYKSVHCKPLRSRWGSCSNKKELTFNCYILMLPWEIIDYIIMHELSHTKHMNHSTQFWDEVASTTPDYILLRKQLKALQPGVHAFYV, encoded by the coding sequence ATGGCAACAACAAAAAGCGAATATATCGCTGATATTGGACACGTTCGTATAACAAAAAAACGGGGTGTCAAACGTATTTCTATGCGTATACATTCTAGTGGCGAGGTGCGTGTATCGCAACCGTACTATTTACCATATAGCGCTGGGGTATACTTTGTTAAATCGCACGCTGCTTGGTTGGTAAAGCAACGTAACAAAATAGCACCAATTACTATTACGAACGGAATGGCTATTGGCAAGCGATTGACACTGCAAATAGTTGATTCAGATACCATTCGCACGCGGCTCAAGGCAGGTACCTTATATGTATATGCACCGCTACAAGACGTGCAAAACCAAACAGACGCATACGTAATAGCTACTAAAAAAGCGATGAAAAGGGCATTAAATAAACAAGCCAAAGAGATTATTCCAGACAGAGTAGATTTTTTAGCTCGTCAGTTTGGCTATTCGTACAAGAGCGTTCATTGCAAACCACTCAGATCACGCTGGGGATCGTGTTCTAACAAAAAAGAACTTACATTTAATTGCTATATATTAATGTTGCCATGGGAAATCATAGATTACATTATTATGCATGAATTATCACACACCAAGCACATGAACCATAGTACGCAATTTTGGGACGAAGTAGCCAGTACCACGCCAGACTATATATTGCTACGAAAGCAATTAAAAGCCTTACAGCCAGGTGTTCACGCCTTCTATGTATAA
- a CDS encoding PAS domain-containing protein, producing the protein MSTTPKKNQSTNTSTAALEHERLTALINSMADAVIAVDELQKVVIYNGAALNILDVNKGLNGKRIRALLHLLDKNNQIIDVEQLIDRTRTQFTTRDVRLKYPNGETINLYLSIAPVHLGYAIRGQRGHVILMRDITREKSLEEERDEFISVVSHELRTPIAIAEGNISNAQFSVDRASNVPDSVSTSLKAAYDQIIFLSGMINDLATLSRAERGKLTTEIEAINAHDVLQDLKQAYQRQAEEKGLKLTIKADPHLELLRSSKLYVKEILQNFVTNAIKYTQAGSIEISAHKKTGGVRFDVTDTGIGISKTDKQKVFDKFFRSEDYRTRQSSGTGLGLYVTMKLARLIHAEVDLQSEVNEGSTFSVYFPNLD; encoded by the coding sequence ATGAGCACAACACCAAAAAAGAACCAATCTACCAACACTTCTACCGCTGCGCTCGAACACGAACGGCTAACTGCGCTTATAAACAGCATGGCAGATGCGGTAATTGCAGTAGATGAGCTCCAGAAGGTGGTTATATATAATGGTGCGGCACTGAACATTCTTGATGTTAACAAAGGTCTGAATGGTAAAAGAATTCGTGCATTATTGCATTTATTAGATAAAAATAATCAGATTATTGATGTAGAGCAGTTGATAGATCGAACCAGAACGCAATTTACAACGCGTGATGTCCGCCTAAAGTACCCTAACGGCGAAACTATTAATTTATATTTAAGTATTGCACCAGTGCATTTAGGGTATGCAATCAGAGGCCAGCGTGGCCATGTAATACTAATGCGCGATATCACCAGAGAAAAAAGTCTAGAAGAAGAACGTGACGAATTTATTTCTGTTGTGAGTCATGAACTTCGTACGCCAATAGCGATAGCAGAGGGCAATATAAGCAATGCGCAGTTTTCTGTTGATCGCGCTAGTAATGTTCCTGATTCTGTAAGCACGTCCTTAAAAGCAGCGTATGACCAAATAATTTTCTTGAGTGGTATGATAAATGATCTTGCGACATTGTCTCGCGCCGAGCGCGGCAAACTCACCACAGAAATAGAAGCTATCAATGCACATGACGTTTTACAGGACTTAAAGCAAGCATACCAACGCCAGGCAGAAGAAAAAGGTTTAAAACTAACCATAAAAGCCGACCCGCATTTAGAATTGTTACGTTCAAGCAAGCTTTATGTTAAAGAAATTTTGCAAAATTTTGTTACCAACGCAATAAAATACACGCAAGCAGGGTCTATAGAAATTAGCGCACATAAAAAAACCGGTGGAGTACGTTTTGACGTAACAGATACGGGCATTGGAATTAGTAAGACAGATAAACAAAAAGTATTTGATAAGTTTTTTAGAAGCGAAGATTATCGTACACGCCAAAGTAGCGGAACAGGGCTAGGGCTTTATGTAACCATGAAGCTAGCACGGCTTATTCATGCAGAAGTAGATTTACAAAGCGAAGTTAACGAAGGCTCTACTTTTTCTGTATATTTTCCTAATTTAGACTAA
- a CDS encoding 50S ribosomal protein L10 encodes MALSKEQKHQVVADVAELLATSKLTVVAKYKGLSVKDMQALRKSATQSQTVIKVVKNRLVRQALMQTDALKDVDTGLLVEQLVYAFNSEDEVAPAQSLHVFAKTNPSLEFVGAITPEGLFLHADDVKALANLPSKDQLRGQLVGTIAAPLTSFIRVLQGSQRGILYALTARAESIN; translated from the coding sequence ATGGCTTTAAGTAAAGAACAAAAGCATCAAGTGGTTGCAGACGTGGCTGAACTACTCGCTACGTCTAAACTAACAGTAGTCGCTAAGTACAAAGGCCTGTCAGTGAAAGATATGCAGGCACTCAGAAAAAGTGCAACACAGTCACAGACGGTCATTAAGGTAGTAAAAAATAGATTAGTCCGCCAAGCACTGATGCAAACTGACGCACTAAAGGATGTTGATACTGGTTTGCTCGTAGAGCAGTTAGTGTATGCATTTAATAGTGAAGACGAAGTAGCGCCCGCCCAGAGCCTCCATGTTTTTGCAAAAACGAACCCAAGTTTAGAGTTTGTAGGAGCAATTACACCAGAAGGTTTATTTTTACACGCAGATGACGTAAAAGCACTCGCGAACTTACCAAGCAAAGATCAATTACGTGGTCAATTAGTTGGTACAATTGCAGCTCCGCTTACATCGTTTATACGTGTATTACAAGGGAGCCAACGGGGTATTTTATATGCCTTAACAGCCCGAGCAGAATCAATAAATTAA
- the secE gene encoding preprotein translocase subunit SecE, which yields MATEKQAKAPRKKKMPETVRERAEKGSIKKSKPKKSAKVKATIHRPLSKLRRIGAKEYHPIKTPDNKVGRVLGKRVRFIPKFITESWRELKQVTWPTKREAASKTGAVIAFAIVFAIFVQVLDLVFSKVVKEIILR from the coding sequence ATGGCAACCGAAAAGCAAGCTAAGGCGCCACGTAAGAAAAAAATGCCAGAAACGGTACGTGAGCGGGCAGAAAAGGGATCAATTAAAAAAAGTAAGCCTAAAAAATCTGCAAAGGTTAAGGCAACGATTCATCGCCCTTTGAGCAAATTGCGTCGTATTGGTGCAAAAGAATATCATCCGATTAAAACACCCGATAACAAAGTGGGTCGGGTACTAGGGAAGCGTGTACGATTTATACCGAAGTTTATTACAGAATCGTGGAGAGAGCTTAAACAAGTTACTTGGCCAACAAAGCGAGAAGCAGCCAGTAAAACAGGGGCAGTTATAGCATTTGCGATTGTGTTTGCCATATTTGTGCAAGTGCTTGATCTGGTATTTAGCAAAGTAGTAAAGGAGATAATTTTACGATGA
- the rplA gene encoding 50S ribosomal protein L1 translates to MAEAKKPSKKEALLAEAKKLKLSVTAKNTIVQIEQAIAEAKAAKESTKKIEELVETEKIAEVIVEAEAELAKEDVKTAKAGKRSAKGLKEQEEKAAKEERKAHASEEETTPVKKKVVTRSLVERKGKKYRKAIESIDKTKLYSLQDAAKVALATSTTAFDATVELHVRLGVDPRHADQNIRASIVLPEGTGKKVTVAVFAEADDVAKAIAAGADIAGAEEFLQQLDKGLFNFDVLIATPAVMPKLGKYARNLGPKGLMPSPKSGTVAADVTKAVKEAKGGKVEYRVDSNGIVHLGIGKVSFGVDKVVSNAKTVFASIKAAKPATVKGNYVMSIYITTSMGPSVKIDTAEI, encoded by the coding sequence ATGGCAGAAGCCAAAAAACCATCTAAAAAAGAAGCATTACTTGCAGAAGCCAAAAAGCTTAAACTAAGTGTTACTGCAAAAAATACTATTGTGCAAATAGAACAAGCCATTGCAGAGGCAAAGGCAGCAAAAGAATCTACCAAGAAAATTGAAGAATTGGTAGAAACCGAAAAAATTGCAGAAGTTATTGTAGAAGCAGAGGCAGAACTCGCAAAAGAAGATGTTAAAACAGCTAAGGCTGGTAAGCGAAGCGCCAAAGGCTTAAAAGAGCAAGAAGAAAAAGCAGCGAAAGAAGAAAGAAAAGCCCATGCGTCTGAAGAAGAAACTACACCTGTAAAAAAGAAAGTAGTTACGAGAAGTCTTGTTGAGCGTAAAGGTAAAAAGTACCGTAAAGCAATTGAATCTATCGATAAAACAAAACTCTACAGCTTGCAAGATGCTGCCAAGGTAGCGCTAGCTACAAGCACTACTGCGTTTGATGCTACCGTAGAGTTGCATGTACGACTTGGGGTTGACCCACGACATGCAGATCAGAATATTAGGGCGAGTATTGTTCTACCAGAAGGTACAGGCAAAAAAGTAACAGTAGCTGTTTTTGCAGAAGCAGACGACGTAGCAAAAGCCATAGCAGCAGGTGCAGATATTGCTGGTGCAGAAGAATTCTTGCAGCAATTAGATAAGGGATTATTTAACTTTGATGTATTAATTGCTACACCGGCCGTAATGCCAAAACTTGGTAAATATGCGCGCAATTTAGGACCAAAAGGTTTAATGCCGAGCCCTAAAAGTGGCACTGTAGCAGCAGATGTTACCAAAGCAGTCAAAGAAGCCAAAGGTGGTAAAGTAGAATATCGCGTAGACAGCAACGGGATTGTGCATCTTGGTATAGGTAAAGTTAGCTTTGGTGTTGATAAAGTTGTATCAAACGCTAAAACCGTATTTGCTAGCATTAAAGCAGCAAAGCCAGCTACGGTAAAGGGTAATTACGTGATGAGTATATATATTACGACATCTATGGGCCCAAGCGTTAAAATAGATACTGCAGAAATCTAA
- a CDS encoding diguanylate cyclase, producing the protein MELGKDSWMDMANRLRNGGPSAVLARFALMLAGNAALADLLEHAANSDKDSLTHIRNRGALEEDIKELLLSPESGALIVIDLVNFGQVNNQRGQSGGDKLLQIIAEGLTRVTSRRRNDIIYTQHSRTEPSQQDEEGYRVGGDEFVALLKNGDSLKNADIVAITHTKLRQILEDPAVTEFLTSENDDPDKVISLFGIRAGACIIDANKHASYADVQSDADPKLGTVCEYQLRLVDGTYELDCTI; encoded by the coding sequence ATGGAATTAGGTAAGGACAGCTGGATGGATATGGCGAATCGTCTACGTAATGGCGGTCCTAGCGCAGTATTAGCGAGATTCGCTCTTATGCTGGCGGGAAATGCTGCTTTGGCGGATCTTTTAGAACATGCAGCAAATTCAGATAAAGATAGCTTGACACATATACGTAATCGTGGAGCGCTTGAAGAAGATATAAAAGAGTTACTTTTGTCTCCAGAAAGTGGAGCGCTCATTGTAATAGACCTCGTTAACTTTGGGCAGGTAAATAACCAACGTGGCCAATCAGGTGGTGATAAGTTATTGCAAATTATAGCCGAGGGGCTCACGAGAGTCACAAGTAGGCGCCGCAACGATATAATATACACACAACACTCACGTACTGAACCGAGCCAACAAGACGAAGAAGGTTACCGTGTGGGTGGGGACGAATTTGTTGCACTATTAAAAAATGGTGATTCATTAAAAAATGCCGATATTGTTGCTATCACCCATACGAAACTTCGCCAAATACTAGAAGACCCCGCAGTCACCGAATTCCTTACTAGTGAAAATGACGATCCAGATAAAGTAATATCCTTATTTGGCATACGAGCAGGCGCGTGCATAATTGATGCGAATAAACACGCGTCTTACGCTGATGTACAAAGTGACGCAGACCCTAAATTAGGTACCGTATGTGAATATCAGCTCCGACTCGTAGATGGTACATACGAGCTAGATTGTACAATATAG
- the rplK gene encoding 50S ribosomal protein L11: MAKAVKTNLKMKIKGGQASAAPPVGSSLGQHGVNMMDFINPFNEQTKDRMGQMLTVHITIYDDRTMEWRIVGTPTDDLIRAKLGIQKGSGRPNTEKVSKKLSDAALTEIAEAKAGDMNTTDIPAVKKIVAGTARSMGVEIEG, from the coding sequence ATGGCAAAAGCCGTAAAAACCAATTTAAAAATGAAAATTAAAGGTGGCCAAGCAAGTGCAGCACCACCAGTAGGTAGTAGCCTGGGCCAACACGGTGTTAATATGATGGATTTTATTAACCCGTTTAACGAACAAACGAAAGACCGCATGGGGCAAATGCTTACCGTGCATATTACTATTTACGATGACCGCACTATGGAATGGCGCATCGTGGGCACTCCAACAGACGACCTTATTCGTGCTAAGTTGGGTATTCAAAAAGGTTCTGGCCGCCCCAATACAGAAAAAGTCAGCAAAAAGCTTAGCGATGCAGCTTTAACTGAAATTGCCGAAGCCAAAGCAGGCGACATGAACACGACAGACATACCAGCCGTTAAAAAAATTGTCGCTGGTACAGCACGCAGCATGGGTGTGGAGATAGAAGGTTAA
- a CDS encoding glycosyltransferase: MLVSTAFLVTSIVFEALSFLRVVQQTRSKHTLHILAVATNAISIVFMFFVTWQFAFLLLFVSLYRFINIAKNITGRLPELHLRSVTWQSFVVLATLQLLVLCGIYVQQLNLMQVSVQDISIGVAMLSLLSAVVILYASVANILRSKPVATRVLADSDLPTLTVAIAARNETPMLVDCLNSVVASDYPKLEVLVFDDNSQDTTADIIKSFAQNGVRFIGWEHTPGDWLSKNRAYQTLLEHASGDYVFFMGVDVRLETSSLRKITEQILARNVSMIGLVPKRVKSGLLAISIQPMRYWWEIALPNRYKKRPPVLSTAWIAHRAALMQLGGFLSYKRSIIPEEHLARKFFKQSSYAFVRTSPTLQLTTQKNFMSQWDTQVRTRYPHAHRRPETVLMQTLLLLLITWPFIALLLCVVAQADQLLLLLISASIVLLITSHVCINSITNPVANWFALINFPIAISLDILALHVSMFRYEFAKVIWKGRDVAPKKLVVYTELPAL, translated from the coding sequence GTGCTTGTTTCAACTGCATTTCTTGTTACGAGTATTGTTTTTGAGGCTCTATCATTTTTAAGAGTTGTGCAACAGACGCGTTCTAAACATACATTGCATATACTGGCGGTAGCTACCAATGCGATATCAATAGTATTTATGTTTTTTGTAACGTGGCAATTTGCATTTTTATTGTTGTTTGTATCTTTGTATCGCTTTATAAATATAGCTAAAAATATTACCGGGCGCTTACCAGAACTGCATTTACGTTCGGTTACCTGGCAATCTTTTGTTGTTTTGGCTACTTTGCAGCTACTAGTGCTGTGTGGGATATACGTACAACAACTCAATCTTATGCAGGTTAGTGTGCAAGACATAAGTATTGGGGTGGCAATGCTTTCTTTACTAAGCGCAGTCGTTATATTGTATGCATCGGTAGCTAACATATTACGTAGTAAACCAGTAGCCACTCGTGTGCTGGCAGATTCAGACTTACCTACACTTACTGTTGCTATTGCAGCCAGAAACGAAACACCAATGTTGGTAGACTGCTTAAATTCTGTTGTTGCAAGCGACTACCCAAAACTAGAAGTACTTGTATTTGACGATAATTCTCAGGATACAACAGCAGATATTATTAAGTCATTTGCACAAAATGGTGTACGTTTTATTGGGTGGGAGCATACTCCAGGTGATTGGTTATCTAAAAACAGAGCGTATCAAACGCTCCTAGAACACGCGTCTGGCGATTATGTATTTTTTATGGGTGTAGACGTCCGTCTAGAAACGTCATCACTACGTAAAATTACAGAACAAATACTTGCAAGAAATGTCTCTATGATTGGTTTAGTGCCTAAAAGAGTAAAAAGCGGGCTGCTTGCTATATCTATACAACCCATGCGCTATTGGTGGGAAATTGCCCTACCTAATAGATATAAAAAAAGACCCCCAGTTCTTAGTACTGCGTGGATAGCACATCGTGCAGCGCTTATGCAGCTAGGGGGCTTTTTGTCATATAAACGTAGTATTATTCCAGAAGAGCACCTAGCGCGAAAATTTTTTAAGCAGTCATCGTATGCGTTTGTAAGAACGTCACCCACATTGCAGCTAACGACTCAAAAAAACTTTATGAGCCAATGGGACACCCAAGTGCGCACTCGCTACCCACACGCTCATCGTCGGCCAGAAACAGTGCTCATGCAAACTCTACTACTGCTACTTATTACATGGCCATTTATAGCGTTGCTGTTATGTGTTGTGGCACAGGCTGACCAACTACTCTTACTCCTCATTAGTGCGAGCATTGTCTTACTTATTACTTCGCATGTTTGTATAAATAGCATTACTAACCCAGTTGCTAACTGGTTTGCACTTATTAACTTTCCTATAGCGATTAGCCTAGATATACTCGCGCTGCACGTTTCTATGTTCCGCTACGAATTTGCAAAAGTTATCTGGAAGGGGAGAGACGTCGCTCCCAAAAAGCTCGTTGTATATACTGAACTACCTGCCCTTTAA
- the tmk gene encoding dTMP kinase, which produces MSKGYYIVLEGPEGVGKTTQIELIARQLQKYGYAVRLFREPDSQSHLSARAIRQITQDPNYPLNTRAEVLLYNAARALSLEVIKQAREQGVICLVDRNYLTTLAIQYYGRGDVPDYDTITSIINFAVGDMEPDLTVILDAPVDELGKRMKRRKHGERFDNLDLGFLDRVRAGYLVEAKQRGYPVVFANESSEKVFRYVWEYVAALFNKQPAKTQPSVHMSSPPPILRAPSSHEPNAQTAAYLDTTANPITITDAGRQKLSSIVTNNESNVYAFNDTLDQVTVAAAMARLSRRGDDMRVTLLDEFVDKAGKDEGLIQRVVTAYGDDSVQQLVGIHMVVENASNLLTKQIEWGRLASYLEQSTRYIYYDQKDASGRYKYYVPTTLSSATKKQYIKTMDQLFDNYSKAVRGITDYLHKTDSTPQKERDGAWRSAIRAQACDAARYMLPVATKSTVGIYASGQAIESLIMRLMADGSKEARLCGKALLTEARKIIPAFLERADKPERGGATVAYRADTRQAMHALVQKLLPETYSSDQSAVTLTHYYPKNELDVVPHMVYEHTTMSEQEANAAIADLPYKHKVKLFSSYIGERLNRRHKPGRALERITYSWDIVCDYGIFRDLQRHRMVSDLAWQPLTPRYGYDIPELIEKAGMTETYLDSFDTSLELHSNLVAAKKITESQYATLFGHKMRWKATMNAREAMHFIELRTSPQGHPGYRKLAKIMYDKIAEVHPMVSEAMRFVNKDEDAELTRLAAERYTQYKLKVLDKK; this is translated from the coding sequence ATGAGTAAAGGCTATTATATTGTTCTTGAAGGCCCAGAAGGAGTTGGTAAAACTACACAAATAGAACTAATCGCCCGTCAGCTACAAAAATATGGTTACGCAGTCCGCTTGTTCAGAGAACCAGATAGTCAAAGCCATTTATCAGCCCGTGCTATTCGCCAGATTACACAAGATCCAAACTATCCACTTAATACCAGAGCAGAGGTGCTACTTTATAACGCAGCTCGTGCGTTGTCGCTAGAAGTTATTAAACAAGCCCGCGAACAAGGTGTTATTTGTTTAGTAGACAGAAACTACCTCACCACGTTAGCGATACAATATTACGGCCGGGGTGATGTGCCAGACTATGACACGATAACCAGTATTATAAATTTTGCTGTCGGAGACATGGAACCAGATCTTACAGTAATTCTTGATGCTCCTGTTGATGAACTAGGTAAGCGCATGAAGCGTCGCAAACATGGTGAACGGTTTGACAACCTAGACCTTGGCTTTCTAGATAGAGTAAGGGCAGGCTATCTAGTAGAAGCCAAACAAAGAGGCTACCCAGTTGTATTTGCAAACGAATCGTCTGAAAAAGTATTTAGATATGTATGGGAATATGTCGCTGCACTATTTAATAAACAGCCAGCCAAAACACAACCAAGTGTACATATGAGTAGCCCGCCACCAATCTTACGTGCACCAAGTAGTCATGAACCTAATGCGCAAACTGCAGCGTATTTAGATACAACAGCAAACCCAATAACAATTACAGATGCAGGACGCCAAAAATTATCTAGCATTGTCACTAACAACGAATCAAACGTATATGCGTTTAACGACACGCTAGACCAAGTAACTGTAGCTGCCGCGATGGCACGCCTGAGCCGCCGTGGTGATGACATGCGCGTAACCTTGCTAGATGAATTCGTAGATAAAGCAGGTAAAGACGAAGGCTTAATACAACGAGTCGTTACAGCGTACGGAGACGATTCTGTCCAGCAGCTTGTAGGTATACACATGGTAGTAGAAAACGCATCTAATTTACTTACCAAGCAAATTGAATGGGGGCGTTTAGCTTCTTATTTAGAGCAATCAACTCGGTATATCTATTATGACCAAAAAGATGCGAGCGGTCGTTATAAATACTACGTGCCTACAACGCTCAGCAGTGCTACAAAAAAACAATATATAAAAACGATGGATCAATTATTTGACAATTACTCCAAGGCTGTTCGGGGCATTACTGACTATTTGCACAAAACAGACTCTACCCCCCAAAAAGAGCGTGATGGCGCATGGCGATCAGCTATTCGTGCCCAAGCCTGTGACGCCGCCCGTTATATGCTGCCAGTTGCTACGAAAAGTACCGTTGGAATATACGCATCGGGCCAAGCAATAGAAAGTCTCATAATGAGACTGATGGCTGATGGTTCAAAAGAAGCCCGTTTATGCGGTAAAGCATTGCTTACAGAAGCCCGCAAAATCATACCAGCCTTTTTAGAACGGGCAGATAAGCCAGAGCGTGGGGGCGCAACTGTAGCCTACCGGGCAGACACTAGACAGGCAATGCATGCCCTTGTTCAAAAACTTTTACCAGAAACTTACAGCTCAGATCAATCAGCAGTAACCCTCACCCATTACTATCCTAAGAATGAACTAGACGTCGTACCGCACATGGTCTACGAACACACTACAATGAGCGAGCAAGAAGCCAATGCAGCAATTGCTGATCTACCATACAAGCATAAGGTTAAGCTATTTAGTAGTTATATTGGCGAGCGACTTAACCGCCGGCACAAACCTGGCCGTGCGCTCGAACGCATTACTTATAGTTGGGATATCGTATGTGATTACGGCATATTTAGAGATTTACAGCGCCATAGGATGGTAAGTGATCTTGCCTGGCAACCGTTAACTCCGCGGTATGGCTATGATATACCCGAACTTATAGAAAAGGCAGGCATGACAGAAACCTACCTAGATTCATTTGACACAAGCCTAGAACTACATAGTAACTTGGTAGCAGCCAAAAAAATCACCGAATCACAGTATGCTACGTTATTTGGCCATAAAATGCGTTGGAAGGCTACCATGAACGCCAGAGAAGCCATGCATTTTATAGAACTGCGTACCAGCCCACAAGGGCATCCAGGTTATAGAAAACTGGCAAAAATTATGTACGATAAAATTGCTGAAGTACACCCGATGGTGTCAGAAGCAATGCGCTTTGTAAATAAAGACGAAGACGCAGAACTTACCCGGCTTGCTGCAGAGCGCTATACACAATATAAGTTGAAAGTATTAGACAAAAAGTAG